AAAACACCCCAATAAACAGAGCTACAATTAAATTTTTTCTCATTTTCATACAAATCTGATTCTAGAACAAAAGTAAATAATTTAAAGCTTTAAAGATTAAACCGAGGTTAAATCAAATGCATTATTGTTATTTTTACGGTAAGAATTATATATTTAATCAATGAACTATTTAGCATCTGTAGGAAGCTATGCAATTATGATCCGTGAGGTCTTTAAAAAACCAACTAAATGGAGAATAATGAAATCGCTTATTTTTAAAGAAATAGACGAGTTGATTTTTAGCTCATTGGGTATTATCATTTTTATTTCATTCTTTATTGGAGCTGTTGTAGCGATCCAAACCGCACTTAATTTAACAAACCCGTTAATACCAAGAAACCTTATTGGTTTTGCCACTAGGCAATCAGTGATTTTAGAATTTGCCCCTACATTTGTATCAATAATTATGGCTGGCAAAGTTGGTTCATACATTACTTCAAGTATTGGTACCATGCGTGTTACAGAGCAAATAGACGCATTAGAAGTTATGGGTGTCAACTCGTTAAACTACTTGGTTTTCCCTAAAATTATTGCTATGCTTT
The genomic region above belongs to Maribacter hydrothermalis and contains:
- a CDS encoding MlaE family ABC transporter permease, with amino-acid sequence MNYLASVGSYAIMIREVFKKPTKWRIMKSLIFKEIDELIFSSLGIIIFISFFIGAVVAIQTALNLTNPLIPRNLIGFATRQSVILEFAPTFVSIIMAGKVGSYITSSIGTMRVTEQIDALEVMGVNSLNYLVFPKIIAMLFYPFAIAISMYVGIFGGWMAGVFGGFLTSTDFITGLQTDFVPFHISYAFVKTLIFAFVIATIPSFHGFYMKGGALEVGKASTTSFVWTSVVIIILNYILTQLLLG